Part of the Fundulus heteroclitus isolate FHET01 chromosome 20, MU-UCD_Fhet_4.1, whole genome shotgun sequence genome, gGGAAAACCGGGTGAGGCTGCGCGGTTTGTTGTGAAGGACTCATAGCGACTGTTCAATCGTGCGCGAGACAACCGTTGAAGCTAGCTTACAGTTACCGGTCATTTAGCCGAGGCGCTTCTCTTTAGCTAAGTTGTCGCTGCCAAATCAGAACCTCGTTCCCGAAGTGTTGACAAAAGAAGTTTAAAGTTTAGTTTTGATCGTTTTTTTTGCTCTCGAAGCGATAAGAAGCATGGCAAGCGAGGCGAACAGTTCGGAAAAGACCCCCTCCTTCGAGATGACATGGGGCAGCTCCACCAGCAGCGGCTACTGCAGCGAGGAGGACTCCGACTCCGAGTTCGAGCAGTACTTCACCGCCCGGACATCCTTCTTCCCCAAAACCCCAAAGCCCAACGTTACCGATAACAACGTTAAGAAGGTGAGACGGGAAGAAAAGCAGCTGTGAATAAAAATCAGATAAGGCGTGATAAAAGTTTAGTGAAAGGGGAAGTGGGAGCAGCTGACAGGGTTGGGTGGTTAACTCTCGCGTTATTTCGCtcctatttcttcttttttttttcctacacaAATAAACAACTTAGTTCGTGTTTAACACGGTAAACAAAAATGTGCACATTTCTACACTGTTTCTACCTTTTAAGAATCATATGATAAGTTAGCTCCAGGGAACTCCAGCAGGCGTGACCCTTGCCGAACAAGTTTCCTGCTTAAGGGTGGAGTTTTGCTTCCTCTATTTTCTGGTTTCCGCACccgaaaaccttttttttaattattattttcaactcatttttaatctcaataaaCGTTTGGGCAACGCACGCTTAAATACGAGCTGCTTTCTCTTTCGTTGTTACAGTTCCAGGCCCACAGAAGGATTCCCGTTGAAATCCTCCCAGATGTTATGATCTTGTGACGCAGATTTGCGTCTCAAGTTTCCAGCCCAACACCCACCATTCATTGGCGCCTCGTCTTTCGGGTTTTCTTTGACAAATTTCTCAATTCTAAGTGACTCACGGAATATCTTAGTTTTGATCAGTATCTCTCTCTTTTAGTCACACGCCCGCACCGGGGTGTCggatttcttttttcccctgagAAACAAAGGTAGTTTACAGTAGACATAATCCTGTACATCATCTTGCCTGGCAGAAGCcttgttttatgttgttgtgtAAACCCGGTCTTTGTTTGTGTGACACTCCTTATGCAGGCATGTGGAGGCACGGTTTTTACGTGTGTGTTCCTTAAAACCTGCTATGTTGCAAAATGTTAGTTCCCATTGACTCATTGATTTATTGACTCAGTAGCAGCACATTAACTCTCAATCCTCCATGCTCCATCTAAGGATCGGGGGCTATTGATCCTTAGCTTGACATTGATCTATGTGCTGCACGTATCTGTCATTTCTTCCAGgatgtcttttttaaaaataaataaatcagaaagtTGGTTTTGAAATTAGAAGGTCCAGATAGAGATACACCGATTAGTCAGCCACAGACTCATTTGAGTTTTAATTAATCAGCAggtcaaacactgaaaaatcagaatttctttctctctgagaaGTGCTAAAAACTCTCACTATTTTCTGTGTATAAATGCATCTGCCGCAAGCATGCATTTTGatgtacatttttataaagGCCGGCTTGAAAAAAGTATGTAATCATGTAATTTTTGCAGAACTTTCTTTCCCCCATTAAAATTAATCTTAATCTTAATCAGCAGGTCGAATCTCAAAGAAATCAGCATTGATCAAGAAAAGCATCATGGGCGCATTTCAGATATTTCGGCTTAACTTTTCTGAAGTTCTCAGTTCTTACTACGGCTTAGTAAATGGTGAATAGTCTGATTAGAAGGCGTGTGTGCTGCAGGACGGGGCCAAATTAGGTTACTGGTCATCTATGTGCCAGAGGCCAAATGTGCATGACTGCAACATGACTGTAGGTGTGTGGTTTGTTAGGCAGCTGACCTAATAGGATGTGGCTTTGAAACAAGGGATAGCTTTGTCTCTCTCGCTTGTGGGAGTCTGAAGTTGGTGGGGGAGCTATTTTTACATGAATACCAAGCTGAGGAATGCAATGCCGTTGGTTGCAGTCATTACACAGCTGCAACTTATTCCCCTCTTccttcttcctcatcctccctTCCTCCTCCCTTTAGGCCTACGCAGAGGGATCAGAAGGGTTAAGCAGGCCCCATCAGGGCTGACATCATTGCGTTTGCATGTGCTGCGTTGTCAGGAAGTTGAGTCTGATGCAACTTGTGTGAACCTTTAGGGAAAAGAAATCAGAACTCATTAAGAGTCCAAACAACAAGTATGGAGAAGGATGTTTAGGTCTAATAGGGCGTCTTTGACTCTTTGTCAGAGCATATGCAAAACGGATTTATCTTTAGAAACaaatgttcaaacattttgtgctattttaaaaatgacacTCTTATTCATGCCGAACAAATGGCAGCTTGTGTCAGGAGCTGTAGATATAATAATGAGTAAAATCAATGAAACATGCTTATGTAGATTACTAATAACCACTTTTTGAAGTGgcatgtgaaaatattttttagacacccaattttttttttttttttccaaattgttccgcttatatatatttatttaatttttgggGATTCAACTAGAAAAAAGgatatgtgtatttatttatttagtttgtaaTAAAATGCACCTATTGGAGAGAAACACCGCCACCTGGTGCTTCAGGAAAGTAACGCTTTATTGTCTTTTCCAGGATGAACAGATTGAGTCTGGAAAACAGGAGCTGACCACTGCTGAAATTCTGCAGAAAGTGAGGGAATACAACTCCCAGATCAATAGCAATCTGTTCATGAACATGGTGAGTAGTTGCCGTTTAGACCTAGTCAACTGTTGTCAACCTAGACAACAGTTTGAGccgaaaaccttttttttttttttgtattttttgatgTCACGTTttgtataatatattttttttctcaaacagaACAAGGATGGTTCCTACACCGGTTTCGTGAAGGTACAATTCAAACTAGCACGGCCTGTGTCGGTTCCAGCGCCAAAGAAAGGAGGTCCTGATGCTGGAGGGAGGCGAGCCAGCGGGGTGAAGCGTCGCACCTCCTTCTACCTCCCGAAGGACGCCTCCAAGCATTTGCACATAAGTTCCCGAACATCTGCTCGCGAGGTCATCGAGGCTTTGCTGAAAAAGTTCACTGTGGTAGACAATCCCGGCAAGTTTGCACTGTTTGAGCGCAGCGAGCGCCACGACCAAGGTATTGgttctttctaaaaaaacaaaaaggtacaaATGAGAAATTTGATCGTATTTtgatacttaaaaaaaactcctctgCCTCTATCAGTATATCTCCGCAAGCTTCCCGATGACGAGCGGCCCCTCCGTTTACGCCTGAGTGCCGGGCCGAACGAGAAGGTCCTCAGCTTTGttctgaaagaaaatgaaactggTGAAGTGAATGTAAGTGAAGCGTCCACACAGAGAGCCACATCAAAGCTATACCTACCGTTCCCTCTGGACTTAATGAATCTTACCATGTCCTTTTTATGTGCTCGTCCCTCCTCTTTTGCAGTGGCATGCTTTCTCCATGCCCGAGCTGAAGAACTTCCTGCTCATCCTGCAGCGTGAAGAGGAGGAGCACGTCAAGCAGATCGTGCAGCGATACACCGTGGCTCGCACCAAGATGCTGGAGGCGCTGTCCGGCTCGACCCCGGGCTGAAACCGCTCTGCGCTCGGGGTTTTCGATGCGCAGCTCCCCACCGGTCGATCGTGACCGGTCGCGGCTGCACGCAAAGATCCCGGAGAAGAcgtcatggaaaaaaaaaaaaacacctcttgGATGAACGAGAGAGTGAGATAGGGCGCAAGACTATGAGAGCGAAAGAGCTAGCGCGTATGTTCGTGTGAAATGATGCGAGAGATGAGAAGTGCCTTACACCTGGAGAGTCTGTGCCTGAGAGAATGAGTTGAGAGGACTGAAGACTGGCAGACGGGACAGGGGTTGTGATATTCTACACCTAACGGGTGCCATCTGATTATTCTGTGCCTCAGCTATCAGACTTCAGCTTAgataagacttttttttatatatttatatttcggCTATTTTTGTGAAAACCTGTCAAATGGTAATACCATACTTTAACCGagtctgttttaaaatacagaaaactaaatggacgtgtttttaaagcaaaaatgctTTGACCCTTTAGgttcattttcatttcagaCGTTCCCAAAAATCTTAGATCGTTATTCTTTATAAAATGTCCCATTTCTATAGCTGAAAGGTATTTAGGATTTTCACGGCACCCAAGTCCAACGTGCTGCCATGTCCACTCTACACCCCCGATGGGTACAACTCTTTGCTCAGCGGTCACTTTGTGAGTATGACTGAGGTATGGACATTTGTATGCGATTATGAATGTCAGAGAGCTGTGTCGCAAGTCACTCTAGGTGACTGGATTCGTGAATGACTGTTGCCATGTTTGTCTTTTAACTGGACACTGCTTATCATCTTTTATAttcgtgtttatttttctttctttctgttaatCACCTAAatgtttgtcttctgtttttcttccacttttccGGCAGTCTATGCACAGTTTTAAATGTAGCAGTCTTATGAATGTGTGGAGGGTGTACACAgcgtttaataaaaaaaattaaaagtgtattggcttttttttaagtgaagtttttttttttttttgtatagcacatttcagcaacaaggcgtttcaaagtgctatacataatgaaaacataaaaacatcaaacacatcTAAACGGATACAGGTTGTGAGACTAGTAGCAAACATGaaattgtatcaggtgaaaacaccAATACACACCAAATTTGTTGGTCAAAAGTAAatctaaacaggtgggttttcagtcttgatttgaAGAAATTCAGTTTTTCGACTGATTTGCGGTTTTCTGGACGTTTGGTCCAGATTGGTGGCCCATAGAAGCTCAATATGGCTTCTCAATGCCTGGTTCTGGGTAAGCAGAGCAGaacagaagacctgagtggtctggggggttgatacagcaacaacacaTCTTTAATGTATGTTGGTGCTAAGCCGCTGATTTATAGActgacagaagtattttaaagcctattttctgagctacagggagccactgtaaggactttagaaaacactgaaggttcaggtctgagtccatcacttcACCTGCATCCCTAGTTTATagttgtaataactgaagctgcGTGCTGACTCTAGTTcgttcctctttaggtccaacggtaacttcagttttgtttcttttcaggcGGAGAGAGTTTTAACACATCAATGCATTAATTTGGTCTAAGCATCCGTTCAGTGCGTGGATgtgtcacctggtgacatcatGTCGAGCTGTGTATAATCTGCGTAGGTATGGTTACTAATTTTGTTTCTTGTAACTTCAGCTATTGGGAGCATATACACATCAAATAGAAGGGGCCGATTGAACCTTGGTGTACCCCACATGTGACgattaaagattaaattaatacatttatagTTAAACACAGAGGGTTAAGGGAGTgtgtaaaatgttgaaatggtGTACTGAGAGGTGGGATGCTAATTCTGCTTTTTGTATATTTAGTTTGATATGACGAGGCACAAGAATCAACATGATCTAGCATTATTATACGTGGCTGTAAAATCGCAAGGGATTTTTGGAAGTTTTCAACGGACTCTGAAGCATTCAGGTTGTCAGAGATGGAGCCTGGTTGTCTTTTTTCTTGATtagattttcagaaaaaaaaagatattcttGAAAAGCAGATGGCTAATCTCAACGGTGACTttcttggttgaataaaggtttaataaaaacaaaacagaaaactaagcaTAACATTGTTCTATAGTTGGCAAACTGAAACTACACCTTTAAATGGCCTTGATTTGACAGAAATATTTTGTAAGTTGCCTTAAATATCAACAGGGATATTAAATCTTTTTCCAAAAATAGTTTAGATCTTTTGGATTCTGTGCTTCAAAGTGTCGGGCTTTCCCTCTAATCGTTGCAACAATCTAAAATAAACGGCAGAAAACTCCATATTACATCATTAATGACAAGTTTCAGAAGTTGTGACCAATAATCCCGTTTGGGTGATTTTAGAGCGGTACTCGGCTGTGTGTATGGAGGTCGTAATGGAGGtagattatttttttgattgaataataaaaaggaCAAATCTCCCTCCACGTAAATACCGGATGTGGGAGTTGTGACGTCACTGACGTTCCACCTGAGGAGGAGCACGTCTCGGTGAGATCAGCTGATCGCCTCATCCCCTCAGACTGCTGCTAGCCGAACAGCTGGCAGCGATGGTTCCGCTTGTCTGTTTGTCATTATGTAATAAGGTGAGACGATTCGTGGTAGGTTTTTGTGCGTGACTGTGTGGAAAAGACGAGGAATTCCGCGTGTTAATGACCTAGCTGCCCTGCTAATAGTGATTTTAGCCGTGGAAGCTAACATGCGTCAGCGGATGGAGCTAACGCTGAAAGGCACGGTGCCGCTTGTTCACTGGTTGTTAAGCGGCTTTTTTGTGTTGAATACAGATGCGGACGGTCAAAA contains:
- the LOC105933673 gene encoding ras association domain-containing protein 1 isoform X1: MSWGEFIELRDLNSSGDHIALAGPHSPCSPPRLERTNALRISPGKVPDLLSRAGIIRVLSSSQDPQFVEERGEGHNFQPCSHAQPTWCDLCGDFIWGLYKQSLRLQIHVPLPLPCPDPAGLQLGARLCGGPHGRCRAHHRDRHQCAIRSMASEANSSEKTPSFEMTWGSSTSSGYCSEEDSDSEFEQYFTARTSFFPKTPKPNVTDNNVKKDEQIESGKQELTTAEILQKVREYNSQINSNLFMNMNKDGSYTGFVKVQFKLARPVSVPAPKKGGPDAGGRRASGVKRRTSFYLPKDASKHLHISSRTSAREVIEALLKKFTVVDNPGKFALFERSERHDQVYLRKLPDDERPLRLRLSAGPNEKVLSFVLKENETGEVNWHAFSMPELKNFLLILQREEEEHVKQIVQRYTVARTKMLEALSGSTPG
- the LOC105933673 gene encoding ras association domain-containing protein 1 isoform X3 produces the protein MASEANSSEKTPSFEMTWGSSTSSGYCSEEDSDSEFEQYFTARTSFFPKTPKPNVTDNNVKKDEQIESGKQELTTAEILQKVREYNSQINSNLFMNMNKDGSYTGFVKVQFKLARPVSVPAPKKGGPDAGGRRASGVKRRTSFYLPKDASKHLHISSRTSAREVIEALLKKFTVVDNPGKFALFERSERHDQVYLRKLPDDERPLRLRLSAGPNEKVLSFVLKENETGEVNWHAFSMPELKNFLLILQREEEEHVKQIVQRYTVARTKMLEALSGSTPG
- the LOC105933673 gene encoding ras association domain-containing protein 1 isoform X2 → MSWGEFIELRDLNSSGDHIALAGPHSPCSPPRLERTNALRISPGKVPDLLSRAGIIRVLSSSQDPQFVEERGEGHNFQPCSHAQPTWCDLCGDFIWGLYKQSLRCVNCRFTCHYRCRALIRLDCSWERGSAADLTAVVEHTIETDTNVDEQIESGKQELTTAEILQKVREYNSQINSNLFMNMNKDGSYTGFVKVQFKLARPVSVPAPKKGGPDAGGRRASGVKRRTSFYLPKDASKHLHISSRTSAREVIEALLKKFTVVDNPGKFALFERSERHDQVYLRKLPDDERPLRLRLSAGPNEKVLSFVLKENETGEVNWHAFSMPELKNFLLILQREEEEHVKQIVQRYTVARTKMLEALSGSTPG